From a region of the Rhinoderma darwinii isolate aRhiDar2 unplaced genomic scaffold, aRhiDar2.hap1 Scaffold_947, whole genome shotgun sequence genome:
- the LOC142733375 gene encoding histone H4, translated as MSGRGKGGKGLGKGGAKRHRKVLRDNIQGITKPAIRRLARRGGVKRISGLIYEETRGVLKVFLENVIRDAVTYTEHAKRKTVTAMDVVYALKRQGRTLYGFGG; from the coding sequence ATGTCTGGTCGcggtaaaggaggaaaaggactcggaaagggcggtgccaagcggcacaggaaggtgctccgtgataacatccagggcatcaccaagcctgcaatccgccgtctagctcgcaggggaggcgtcaaacgcatctccggtctcatctatgaagagactcgcggcgtcctgaaggttttcctggagaacgtcatccgtgacgccgtcacctacacTGAGCACGCCAAGAGGAAGACCGTCACCGCTATGGACGTGGTGTACGCGCTCAAACGCCAGGGCCGCACTCTCTACGGCTTCGGAGGTTAA
- the LOC142733376 gene encoding histone H2B 1.1-like, with protein MPEPAKSAPAPKKGSKKAVTKTQKKDGKKRRKSRKESYAIYVYKVLKQVHPDTGILSKAMGIMNSFVNDIFERIAGEASRLAHYNKRSTITSREIQTAVRLLLPGELAKHAVSEGTKAVTKYTSAK; from the coding sequence ATGCCTGAGCCCGCCAAGTCTGCCCCGGCGCCCAAGAAGGGCTCCAAGAAAGCCGTGACCAAGACACAGAAGAAGGACGGCAAGAAGCGGCGAAAGAGCAGGAAGGAGAGCTACGCCATTTACGTGTACAAGGTGCTCAAGCAGGTCCACCCTGACACCGGCATCTTGTCCAAGGCCATGGGCATCATGAACtccttcgtcaatgacatcttcgagCGCATCGCAGGGGAAGCCTCCCGCCTGGCTCACTACAACAAGCGCTCCACCATCACCTCCCGGGAGATCCAGACTGCCGTGCGCCTGCTGCTGCCTGGAGAGCTGGCCAAGCACGCCGTGTCCGAGGGCACCAAGGCCGTCACCAAGTACACCAGCGCCAAGTAA
- the LOC142733374 gene encoding histone H2A type 1-like, which yields MSGRGKQGGKVRAKAKTRSSRAGLQFPVGRVHRLLRKGNYAQRVGAGAPVYLAAVLEYLTAEILELAGNAARDNKKTRIIPRHLQLAVRNDEELNKLLGGVTIAQGGVLPNIQAVLLPKKTESSKSAKSK from the coding sequence ATGTCTGGACGCGGTAAACAGGGAGGCAAAGTGCGGGCTAAAGCCAAGACCCGCTCATCCCGGGCAGGACTACAGTTTCCTgtaggtcgtgtgcacagactTCTACGCAAGGGCAACTACGCTCAGAGGGTCGGCGCCGGCGCTCCGGTCTACCTGGCCGCTGTGCTTGAATATTTAACCGCTGAGATCCTGGAACTGGCCGGAAATGCCGCCCGGGACAACAAGAAGACCCGAATAATCCCCCGTCACCTGCAGCTGGCCGTGCGCAATGACGAGGAGCTCAATAAACTACTGGGTGGTGTGACCATCGCTCAGGGAGGCGTCCTGCCCAACATCCAGGCCGTTCTGCTGCCCAAGAAGACCGAGAGCAGCAAAAGCGCCAAGAGCAAGTGA